GTATCTAAATCAAGTGCAAAATCAGAATATAGAGAGATGGAATTATCTATGTGTCAGATTACGTGGTTACAACAATTATTGAACTTAGCTTTTGAGCATCATTGCTAGAAAAGCTATGGTGTGATAACGAAGTTGCTCTTCACATATCTTCCAATCCAGTATTTCACGAAAGGACCAAACATATTAAAGTTGATTGTCATTTTATTCAtaagaagattcaacaaaaCCTTGTGTAAACAGGCTATGTCAACATAGGAGATCAACGAGGAGATATTTTTACAAAAGCCTTGAACAGACCACAGATTGATTATATTTGTAACAAGTACTAGACAACTACAAACATGTGCTCCCTAATAGAGTAATAGACAACTATTATATTCCCTTATTCCCTATTCTATATTTCTTCTTATTTCATTATAGACATGAAAGATTTCCATCGATTTGTAAttcataaaaagaaagaagtaaaAAGTTTCACTACATTGAAACATAAGctcaaagaaaaacaaattagaaaaacaCAGTATAAATGCTTGCCAACGGACAAGCTATACTGAGAAAATCGCCAAATCTTAAGAATACACGCCAGAAAGAACTCCACCATGAATACCCATCATAACCAAAGCTCCTGCTCCTAAGGAAGACATCGGCCACCTGCAAACAAACACGTTGATTGGTGTGTGGTATCCGCTCGAAGAGTCCATCGCAAATCGTCTAACTCGTTTAAACCATTCATAATAGATGAGGAAGACAATTGAGTCAGTCAAGACTCGAAGAAAAAAAGATCACAAGCCTCGAGCGAATCGATACACAAGATCTATGCGAGCAAGTCCTAACAGACTTTATTTATTGCATAGATACAAACATGATACAAACAGCAACAAATAGTTACATTTGGAAACAAAATCAGTGCATTTAATGAACAAACCAGTCCACAAAGAGCTCCCAAGATCCCAAGTCTAATAATCGGCATTTAGAACGCAAATCATCAGCACATTTTATTTAGTCATCTTGTTAATCACGTTTGTTGCATCTAAAACTGAAGAAGTAAGTAGTGCCACGGACAAAAAGTTCTGAAAGTGAGGCGAAAATCTCCAAGCCAACTCACTTTACATTCAAGATCTTAATTACAGATGCAGTTCCAATCCGATGCAGTGCAACAATGGAATCCCCATTTTGGCAGAGACCCTTTGTCTTGGCATGTTGAATAGCAAACTCCAATGCTTCCCCTGTTGTCTCTTCATGAGAAGCTCTTGCAGATCCAGCATATAAAACCGGAATCAAACCACGAAAGACTAAGCTGTGCCTTGCTGGAGTTTCATCACTGCATGACCAATCGAAAGAATCAGTCTTGATCTCAGGGACAACCACGGATAAAATGGGTATGCCAGGCCTGTACTTAGCCACCAATTTTGCGGTACTTCCTCCCCTGGTTAAGACCAATATAAGAGCTGCTTTTGCTGAATTTGCTGTTCTAACAGCTGAAGAAGCCAGGCTTTCCAATGGACTCATTGGAACCGGTGAGTGTTCCATAATCCTTTTGAAGACATCTCCATAATCAAGTGTGCTTTCGGCTTCTACGCATATTTTGGCCATGGTTCGAACTGCAAGTTCCGGGTAAGCTCCAGCCGCAGTTTCACCACTTAACATCACACAGTCTGTACCATCAAGAACTGCATTGGCAACGTCAGTGGCCTCAGCCCTGGTTGGCCGGGGAGACTTTATCATGGATTCCAACATCTGTGTTGCAGTGACAACGGGTTTTCCTTGGATGTTGCACTTGTAAACCATCACTTTCTGTGCTAGAAATATCTTTTCAATTGGAATCTCCATTCCTAGGTCACCTCTCGCAACCATAAATGCATCTGAATTTGTAAGAATGTCATCAAAATTTGCCACCCCTTCTTGATTTTCAACCTGCCGCATCATTTTTAAGGAAATAACAACTGTCAGGAGAAATCACAATGACCTAGAAACTATTAACATGTCAACATGGGGTGAAACTACCGGACTGGTCCTTGTACTATAGGTTTAGTAGCTAATTAATTCCTT
The Gossypium raimondii isolate GPD5lz chromosome 8, ASM2569854v1, whole genome shotgun sequence DNA segment above includes these coding regions:
- the LOC105790923 gene encoding pyruvate kinase, cytosolic isozyme yields the protein MNNHHGFTEKKPKTKIVCTLGPASRSVPMIEKLLMAGMNVARFNFSHGSHAYHQETLDNLRSAMVNTGVLCAVMLDTKGPEIRTGFLKEGKVQLKQGQEITITTDYDIKGDEKLISMSYKKLAEDVKPGMVILCADGTISFTVLSCDKEKGLVHCRCENSALLGERKNVNLPGVIVDLPTLTDKDKEDILEWGIPNQIDMIALSFVRKGSDLVEVRKLLGKHAKNIILMSKVENQEGVANFDDILTNSDAFMVARGDLGMEIPIEKIFLAQKVMVYKCNIQGKPVVTATQMLESMIKSPRPTRAEATDVANAVLDGTDCVMLSGETAAGAYPELAVRTMAKICVEAESTLDYGDVFKRIMEHSPVPMSPLESLASSAVRTANSAKAALILVLTRGGSTAKLVAKYRPGIPILSVVVPEIKTDSFDWSCSDETPARHSLVFRGLIPVLYAGSARASHEETTGEALEFAIQHAKTKGLCQNGDSIVALHRIGTASVIKILNVK